A single Halarcobacter anaerophilus DNA region contains:
- a CDS encoding response regulator transcription factor, producing MSNKVLKQLKILFVEDEELIRKKTVSSLSYIVAEVEEASNGIEALEKLKTFTPDLIITDLEMPDMNGVDFIKEIRKDNSDICIVVVTAYTSEKYLFELIDMHIEKYIVKPINLEKLIDALVHCQKLFENSKNLKKLPDDYEYDWNQKILLHKDKLISLTKKEILFLELLFKNINTITSYEQLQNEVWQDNVMTDNALRSLIRNLRKKLPKDFIINLSGIGYKVA from the coding sequence ATGTCAAATAAAGTCTTAAAACAATTAAAAATTTTATTTGTTGAGGATGAAGAACTTATTAGAAAGAAAACAGTCTCTTCTTTGTCTTATATAGTTGCAGAAGTAGAAGAAGCATCAAATGGTATTGAGGCGTTAGAAAAGTTAAAAACCTTTACTCCCGATTTGATTATAACGGATTTGGAAATGCCGGATATGAACGGAGTAGACTTTATAAAAGAGATTAGAAAAGATAACAGTGATATTTGTATTGTCGTCGTTACAGCTTATACAAGTGAAAAGTATCTTTTTGAACTTATTGATATGCATATAGAAAAATATATAGTAAAACCTATAAATTTAGAAAAACTTATTGATGCTTTAGTTCACTGTCAAAAATTATTTGAAAACTCAAAAAATTTAAAAAAGTTGCCTGATGATTATGAGTATGATTGGAATCAAAAAATATTGTTACATAAAGATAAATTGATTTCTTTAACAAAAAAAGAGATTCTGTTTTTAGAGTTGCTTTTTAAAAATATCAACACTATTACTTCTTATGAACAATTACAAAATGAAGTTTGGCAGGATAATGTTATGACTGATAACGCTTTAAGATCTTTAATTAGAAATTTAAGAAAAAAGCTGCCGAAGGATTTTATTATAAATCTTTCGGGGATAGGTTATAAAGTTGCATAA